A single region of the Candidatus Caldatribacterium sp. genome encodes:
- a CDS encoding substrate-binding domain-containing protein → MKKIVLGFVIGVFLTLSVFGSLAFGKDLTIGLSFPSLSFAWFAFLEQAVKDKAAQLGGIEVISLEAENNVSKQISIIEDMIIRGVDGVLLVPIEVEAVIPAIEALNKANIPVVTVDRRIKEGAPVQILCHVGADNVEGGRKAAKFIVEKLTEKYGEPKGVVIELTGTPGAGPAIDRSAGFNEIMKQYPNIVVKSQTANFRREDGMKVMEDFVMSTPQIDAVFGANDEMILGAIQALDASGKFDVKEVITVGFDALPEALKLIEEGILDATIEQFPGKQASTAFEILVKYLREGVQPEKPLVYIEPKVITKDNLNEAEKSF, encoded by the coding sequence ATGAAGAAGATCGTTTTGGGGTTTGTGATTGGGGTGTTCCTTACACTCTCGGTGTTCGGGTCCTTAGCGTTTGGGAAGGACCTCACTATTGGACTGTCGTTTCCAAGTCTCTCCTTCGCATGGTTTGCCTTTCTCGAGCAGGCGGTAAAGGACAAGGCTGCACAGCTTGGAGGTATTGAAGTTATTTCCCTTGAAGCGGAGAACAACGTCTCGAAGCAGATTTCTATCATTGAGGATATGATTATCCGGGGAGTGGATGGGGTTCTGCTTGTTCCCATTGAAGTTGAAGCGGTAATTCCAGCCATTGAGGCTTTGAACAAAGCCAATATTCCTGTTGTCACCGTAGACCGAAGAATCAAGGAAGGGGCACCGGTGCAAATCCTCTGCCACGTAGGCGCAGATAACGTTGAGGGTGGGAGAAAGGCTGCAAAGTTCATCGTTGAGAAACTCACGGAAAAGTACGGAGAGCCGAAAGGCGTTGTCATTGAGCTCACCGGGACCCCCGGCGCCGGACCAGCTATTGACCGAAGCGCAGGATTTAACGAAATCATGAAGCAGTACCCCAATATTGTTGTGAAGTCGCAAACCGCGAATTTCCGTCGTGAGGATGGCATGAAGGTCATGGAAGACTTCGTCATGAGCACTCCACAGATTGATGCTGTGTTCGGTGCCAATGATGAGATGATTCTTGGAGCCATTCAAGCCCTTGATGCAAGCGGGAAGTTTGATGTCAAGGAAGTCATAACAGTTGGATTTGATGCTCTTCCTGAAGCCCTGAAGCTTATTGAAGAGGGAATCCTTGATGCAACTATTGAACAGTTCCCAGGGAAACAGGCGTCCACAGCTTTTGAAATCCTTGTCAAGTACCTCAGAGAGGGAGTGCAGCCCGAAAAGCCCCTCGTCTACATTGAGCCAAAGGTAATCACGAAGGATAACCTGAACGAAGCAGAAAAGAGCTTCTGA
- a CDS encoding ABC transporter permease: MPVLAEEKTTQVFQKFFIFWDRVGILLAFIVVFVMFGALTPVFFHPLNILNVIRQVSIIGVIAVGMTFVILLGGIDLSVGSIVAFTGIIAAGFQVKWGGSLFLSIVVPLLIGGGIGFLNGFISTKGKLHPFIVTLGMMSIFRGATLLVAQGKPISGMSPAFRFIGAGMVGPIPFPVILFLGCVVVAGIVLKRTVFGRYIYAIGGNEEAALLSGIMVERYKISAFTLLGFLSGLSGLILTSRLNSGELVAGQGYELDVIASVVIGGTSLMGGEGGVYGTLVGALLIGVVSNGLNLLGVQPYWQMIVKGVIVIFAVLLDRLKRRFRTS, encoded by the coding sequence ATGCCAGTGTTAGCTGAGGAGAAAACTACTCAGGTTTTTCAGAAATTCTTCATCTTCTGGGATAGGGTTGGCATTCTCCTTGCTTTCATTGTCGTCTTTGTGATGTTTGGGGCATTGACCCCCGTATTCTTCCACCCCCTCAACATCCTCAACGTTATCCGGCAGGTATCCATCATTGGGGTTATTGCTGTGGGCATGACCTTTGTCATTCTCCTTGGAGGGATTGACCTTTCGGTTGGTTCCATCGTGGCCTTTACGGGGATTATCGCTGCAGGATTTCAAGTGAAGTGGGGTGGAAGTTTATTTCTCAGCATTGTCGTACCACTCCTCATCGGTGGAGGCATTGGTTTTCTCAACGGCTTCATATCGACAAAGGGGAAGCTTCATCCTTTCATTGTGACCCTTGGGATGATGAGTATTTTCAGGGGTGCTACTCTCCTTGTGGCCCAGGGAAAACCGATTTCGGGGATGAGCCCCGCCTTCCGGTTCATTGGGGCAGGGATGGTTGGACCTATTCCGTTCCCTGTCATCCTCTTTTTGGGGTGCGTGGTTGTGGCAGGGATTGTCCTGAAAAGGACGGTCTTTGGCCGTTACATCTACGCCATAGGGGGGAACGAAGAGGCAGCGCTTCTCTCAGGCATCATGGTCGAGAGGTACAAAATCAGCGCTTTCACGCTCCTTGGTTTCCTCTCTGGATTGAGCGGGCTCATCCTGACTTCCCGTCTGAACTCGGGAGAACTCGTGGCGGGGCAAGGGTACGAACTTGACGTTATTGCTTCGGTGGTCATCGGTGGAACAAGCCTCATGGGGGGAGAAGGAGGGGTTTACGGAACGCTTGTTGGTGCCCTCCTTATCGGTGTTGTCTCCAACGGTTTGAACCTCCTTGGTGTTCAGCCGTACTGGCAGATGATTGTTAAGGGCGTCATCGTTATTTTTGCGGTACTCCTTGATAGACTTAAGCGTCGATTCCGTACATCGTGA